Proteins encoded by one window of Carassius auratus strain Wakin chromosome 8, ASM336829v1, whole genome shotgun sequence:
- the LOC113107795 gene encoding DDB1- and CUL4-associated factor 1-like isoform X2 translates to MASAGEGGVDSKAELTSLLEQWEREQQGGTNDLLNLLTKISDLVERETEEYHKADPDPFDDRHPGRADPECMLGHLLKILFKNDDFMNALVNSYVMSSREVSLNTAACRLLLNIMPGLETAVVFQEKEGIVERLFKWAQEAEQPLRIYATGLLAGAMENQDIAANYREENSVLVPLMLQRLRELQDKDAESRKDSKRPSVRLAPLLPLDEEAVDGDFTLTEKQESDAELQPVSAARSVGRYNTGMKGLMKPAAAVPLELDETDGPVEGLRDWRKKENGGKVKQKLNFSVPEPERSFSELSNSSWTEMSPWVIGNNYHLYPLTAGIEQRLILQYLTPLGEYQELLAVFMQLGARELLMHYMDLKQTNDVQLTFEALKYLASLLLHKKFAAEFVAHGGVPKLLEIPRPSMAATGVSLCLYYLAYNQDAMERVCMLPHSLLAEVVSYTLWLLECSHASGCCHATMFFSICFSFRAVLDLFDKQDGLRRLVNLISTLEILNPEDQGALLSDDEIFSSRQTAKHTCMALRRYFEAHLGIKVEQVKQSLQRTEGGALIHPQPYYKACSYTHEQVVEMVEFLIEFGPARLYWEPAEVFHKLSCVQLLLQLISIACDWRTYYGRADTVRYALDILSILTVIPKTQLLLSENVAVLDENGSTISTVGMSIVLVVAEGEVFVSDAEIQKSALQVIINCVCAPDKRVSSIGKFISGTPRRRLPQTHRASESVLAKMWNVVQSNNGIKVLLSLLTIKMPITDADQIRALACKALVGLARSAAVRQIISKLPLFSSGQIQQLMKEPVLQDKRSEHVRFCKYAAELIERVSGKPLLIGTDVSLARLQRASVVAQSRISFPEKELLLLIRNHLLSKGLTDTATALTKEAELPMGLHALAHASVPPFTPVTVATSPSPAAGIPRTPRLTNGVTARLGGHTPHALPHHQPRPSTSQAPPPAPPAVSHHSNGSPLIGRILFSRERPSPCAAAGGKKPKVLRQKSDHGAFSQSPAMKKQLDRHLPSPPSLDSIITEYLREQHARCKNPVTTCPPFSLFTPHQCPESKQRRQAPTNFTPRHTRRVVYPKYGGVDGGCFDRHLIFSRFRPISVFREAEEDESGFMCCAFSARERFLMLGTCTGQLKLYNVFSGQEEASYSCHSSAITHLEPSRDGSLLLTSASWSYPLSALWGMKSVFIMKHSFLDDHYVEFSKLSQDRVIGTKEHIAHIYDIQSGQKLLTLNNPDLANNYKRNCATFNPTDDLVLNDGVMWDVRTSQAIHKFDKFNMNISGVFHPNGLEVIINTEIWDLRTFHLLHTVPALDQCRIVFNNNGTVIYGAMLQADDEDDMMEQQMKSPFGSSFRTFDATDYKPIATIDVKRNIFDLCTDTKDCYLAVIENQDSINMDTVCRLYEVGRQRLAEEEEDEEDQEEDDQDDEDDDDSDDDMDDIDTDPLLAELENENNGEEEEDGEQDFSPSDDEEVARLLDEEADDDDDDDDDDDDDDDDDDDDDDEDSDDNERDVELVLDNNSSDNSDLEDDIILSLNE, encoded by the exons ATGGCGTCTGCCGGTGAGGGTGGTGTGGACTCTAAAGCGGAGCTGACTTCTCTGCTGGAGCAGTGGGAGAGAGAACAGCAGGGAGGCACTAATGACCTGCTCAACCTACTGACCAA GATTTCGGATCTTGTTGAGCGGGAGACGGAGGAGTATCACAAGGCTGATCCGGACCCGTTTGATGACCGTCATCCAG GGCGGGCCGACCCAGAGTGCATGCTGGGACACCTGCTGAAAATCCTGTTCAAGAATGATGATTTCATGAATGCG CTGGTGAACTCGTATGTGATGAGCAGTCGTGAGGTGTCTCTGAACACGGCTGCGTGCAGACTGCTGCTGAACATCATGCCTGGTCTGGAGACGGCCGTGGTCTTTCAGGAGAAG gaggGCATCGTGGAGCGCTTGTTTAAATGGGCGCAGGAGGCCGAGCAGCCCCTCCGAATCTACGCCACAGGTCTGCTGGCCGGAGCCATGGAGAACCAGGACATCGCCGCTAACTACCGCGAGGAAAACTCTGTCCTG GTTCCTCTAATGCTGCAGAGACTGAGGGAGCTTCAGGACAAGGATGCGGAGAGCAGGAAGGACAGTAAGCGTCCGAGCGTCCGTCTGGCTCCTCTGCTGCCGCTGGACGAGGAGGCGGTGGACGGAGACTTCACTCTCACAGAGAAACAGGAGTCTGACGCTGAGCTGCAGCCCGTGTCTGCTGCCAGGAGCGTGGGGAGGTATAACACGGGCATGAAGGGGCTGATGAAGCCCGCCGCAGCCGTCCCGTTAGAGCTGGACGAGACCGACGGCCCCGTGGAGGGCTTGAGGGACTGGAGGAAGAAGGAGAACGGTGGTAAAGTGAAGCAGAAGCTGAACTTCTCTGTGCCAGAGCCGGAGCGCAGCTTCAGTGAGCTGTCCAACAGCAGCTGGACCGAGATGAGCCCCTGGGTGATCGGAAACAACTACCACCTGTACCCGCTCACAGCTGGCATAGAGCAGCGCCTCATCCTGCAGTACCTGACCCCGCTGGGAGAGTACCAGGAG ttgttGGCTGTCTTCATGCAGCTTGGTGCTCGTGAGCTGCTGATGCACTACATGGACCTGAAACAGACGAATGACGTTCAGCTCACGTTTGAAGCCCTGAag TATCTTGCGTCTCTCCTCCTTCATAAGAAGTTTGCGGCTGAGTTTGTTGCTCACGGTGGAGTGCCGAAGCTGCTGGAGATCCCGCGCCCCTCCATGGCTGCCACCGGGGTCTCGCTGTGCCTCTATTATCTGGCCTACAACCAGGACGCCATGGAGCGG gtgtgcATGCTGCCTCACTCGCTGCTGGCCGAGGTGGTGAGCTACACGCTGTGGCTCCTGGAGTGCTCTCACGCCTCCGGCTGCTGTCACGCCACCATGTTCTTCTCCATCTGTTTCTCCTTCAGAGCCGTGCTCGATCTCTTCGACAAGCAGGACGGCCTGCGCCGCCTCGTCAACCTG attaGCACTCTGGAGATCTTGAACCCGGAGGACCAGGGGGCGCTGTTGAGCGATGATGAGATCTTCTCTAGCAGACAGACTGCCAAACACACCTGCATGGCGCTGCGCAGGTATTTTGAGGCTCACCTGGGCATTAAAGTGGAGCAGGTCAAACAATCACTGCAGCGCACAGAGGGAGGAGCGCTGATTCACCCGCAGCCATATTACAAG GCTTGCTCCTACACCCATGAGCAGGTGGTGGAGATGGTGGAGTTCCTGATTGAGTTTGGACCAGCACGTCTGTACTGGGAGCCAGCCGAGGTCTTCCACAAACTGTCCTGTGTGCAGCTGCTTCTGCAGCTCATTTCTATCGCCTGCGACTGGAGAACATACTACGGCAG GGCTGACACGGTGAGGTACGCTTTGGATATCTTGAGCATTTTGACAGTCATTCCTAAAACGCAGCTGCTGTTGTCGGAGAACGTTGCTGTGCTGGATGAGAATGGCTCAACCATCTCCACTGTTG GTATGAGCATCGTGCTGGTCGTCGCAGAGGGTGAAGTATTTGTAAGTGATGCAGAAATCCAGAAGTCAGCCCTGCAGGTGATCATAAACTGCGTCTGCGCTCCAGACAAACGCGTCTCTAGCATCGGCAAGTTCATCTCGGGCACTCCGCGCCGCCGTCTGCCGCAGACCCATCGCGCCAGCGAGAGCGTCCTGGCCAAGATGTGGAACGTGGTTCAGTCCAACAATGGCATTAAAGTCCTGCTGTCCCTGCTCACCATCAAGATGCCCATCACCGATGCCGATCAGATCCGTGCTCTGGCGTGCAAAGCTTTAGTTGGGTTAGCACGTAGCGCCGCGGTACGACAGATCATCAGCAAGCTTCCCCTGTTCAGCAGCGGACAGATCCAGCAGCTGATGAAAGAGCCTGTGCTTCAGGACAAGCGCAGCGAGCATGTGCGCTTCTGCAAATATGCAGCAGAACTCATAGAGCGAGTGTCAGGAAAGCCCTTGTTGATCGGCACAGATGTGTCCCTGGCGCGGCTGCAGCGGGCTAGCGTTGTGGCACAGTCGCGCATTTCGTTTCCAGAGAAGGAGCTTCTGTTGCTTATTCGGAATCATCTGTTATCTAAAGGACTCACGGACACAGCGACAGCACTGACGAAAGAAGCCGAGCTGCCCATGGGGCTGCATGCTCTGGCTCACGCTAGCGTGCCACCGTTCACTCCCGTTACTGTCGCGACATCTCCTTCTCCTGCCGCTGGCATCCCACGGACTCCCCGGCTCACTAACGGAGTCACGGCCCGTCTGGGAGGCCACACCCCCCATGCGCTTCCTCATCACCAGCCCCGCCCCTCCACCTCACAGGCTCCGCCCCCTGCACCTCCGGCAGTGTCTCACCACAGTAATGGCTCTCCGCTCATAGGACGCATCTTGTTCTCGCGGGAGCGGCCGTCGCCCTGTGCAGCTGCGGGAGGGAAGAAGCCAAAAGTACTGAGGCAGAAATCAGATCATGGTGCGTTCAGCCAGAGTCCGGCCATGAAAAAGCAGCTGGACAGACACCTGCCTTCTCCACCTTCTCTAGACAG TATCATAACAGAGTATTTGCGAGAGCAGCACGCCCGCTGCAAGAACCCGGTGACCACCTGTCCTCCCTTCAGCCTCTTCACACCGCACCAGTGCCCAGAGTCCAAGCAGAGACGCCAGGCTCCCACCAACTTCACTCCTCGCCACACACGCAGGGTCGTCTACCCCAAATACGGCGGGGTCGATGGAGGCTGTTTTGACCGGCATCTCATCTTCAGCAG GTTCCGGCCGATCTCGGTGTTCAGGGAGGCTGAGGAGGATGAGAGCGGCTTCATGTGTTGTGCGTTCTCAGCGCGAGAGCGTTTCCTGATGCTGGGCACGTGTACCGGGCAGCTCAAGCTCTACAATGTGTTCAGTGGACAGGAGGAAGCCAGCTACAGCTGCCACAGCTCCGCCATCACACACCTGGAGCCCTCCAGA GACGGCTCCCTGTTGTTGACCTCCGCTTCCTGGAGTTATCCCTTATCAGCGCTGTGGGGAATGAAGTCTGTATTCATCATGAA GCATTCATTCCTGGATGATCATTATGTGGAGTTCAGCAAACTCTCTCAGGACAGAGTCATCGGGACAAAAGAACACATCGCACAT ATATATGACATCCAGTCTGGACAGAAGCTCCTGACTCTCAATAACCCTGACCTAGCCAACAACTACAAGCGTAACTGTGCCACGTTCAACCCCACGGATGACCTGGTCCTGAACGACGGGGTCATGTGGGACGTCCGCACCTCTCAGGCCATCCATAAGTTTGACAAGTTCAACATGAACATCAGCGGTGTCTTCCATCCCAATGGATTAGAGGTCATCATCAACACAGAGATC TGGGATTTGAGGACGTTTCATCTTCTTCACACAGTACCAGCGCTCGATCAGTGTAGGATTGTCTTCAACAACAATGGAACGGTCATTTATGGAG CCATGTTGCAggctgatgatgaggatgatatGATGGAGCAGCAGATGAAGAGTCCATTCGGCTCGTCCTTCAGGACCTTCGATGCCACCGATTATAAACCCATCG CCACCATCGATGTGAAGAGGAACATTTTTGACCTGTGCACAGACACTAAAGACTGCTATCTGGCTGTCATTGAG AATCAGGACTCAATAAATATGGACACTGTGTGTCGGCTGTATGAGGTCGGGCGCCAGAGACTCgcggaggaggaagaggatgaggaggatcaG GAGGAGGACGATCAGGACGATGAAGATGACGATGACTCTGATGATGACATGGATGACATCGATACAGACCCGCTGCTGGCAGAGCTGGAGAACGAGAACAacggagaggaagaggaggatggagAGCAGGACTTCTCTCCGTCTGATGATGAGGAGGTGGCTCGCCTGCTGGATGAAGAGGcagatgatgacgatgatgatgatgacgacgatgatgatgatgacgacgacgacgatgatgatgatgatgaggattcTGATGACAATGAGCGAGATGTGGAGCTTGTTCTAGACAACA ACAGCTCTGATAACTCTGACCTGGAAGATGACATCATCCTTTCCCTGAACGAGTGA
- the LOC113107795 gene encoding DDB1- and CUL4-associated factor 1-like isoform X1, with product MASAGEGGVDSKAELTSLLEQWEREQQGGTNDLLNLLTKISDLVERETEEYHKADPDPFDDRHPGRADPECMLGHLLKILFKNDDFMNALVNSYVMSSREVSLNTAACRLLLNIMPGLETAVVFQEKEGIVERLFKWAQEAEQPLRIYATGLLAGAMENQDIAANYREENSVLVPLMLQRLRELQDKDAESRKDSKRPSVRLAPLLPLDEEAVDGDFTLTEKQESDAELQPVSAARSVGRYNTGMKGLMKPAAAVPLELDETDGPVEGLRDWRKKENGGKVKQKLNFSVPEPERSFSELSNSSWTEMSPWVIGNNYHLYPLTAGIEQRLILQYLTPLGEYQELLAVFMQLGARELLMHYMDLKQTNDVQLTFEALKYLASLLLHKKFAAEFVAHGGVPKLLEIPRPSMAATGVSLCLYYLAYNQDAMERVCMLPHSLLAEVVSYTLWLLECSHASGCCHATMFFSICFSFRAVLDLFDKQDGLRRLVNLISTLEILNPEDQGALLSDDEIFSSRQTAKHTCMALRRYFEAHLGIKVEQVKQSLQRTEGGALIHPQPYYKACSYTHEQVVEMVEFLIEFGPARLYWEPAEVFHKLSCVQLLLQLISIACDWRTYYGRADTVRYALDILSILTVIPKTQLLLSENVAVLDENGSTISTVGMSIVLVVAEGEVFVSDAEIQKSALQVIINCVCAPDKRVSSIGKFISGTPRRRLPQTHRASESVLAKMWNVVQSNNGIKVLLSLLTIKMPITDADQIRALACKALVGLARSAAVRQIISKLPLFSSGQIQQLMKEPVLQDKRSEHVRFCKYAAELIERVSGKPLLIGTDVSLARLQRASVVAQSRISFPEKELLLLIRNHLLSKGLTDTATALTKEAELPMGLHALAHASVPPFTPVTVATSPSPAAGIPRTPRLTNGVTARLGGHTPHALPHHQPRPSTSQAPPPAPPAVSHHSNGSPLIGRILFSRERPSPCAAAGGKKPKVLRQKSDHGAFSQSPAMKKQLDRHLPSPPSLDSIITEYLREQHARCKNPVTTCPPFSLFTPHQCPESKQRRQAPTNFTPRHTRRVVYPKYGGVDGGCFDRHLIFSRFRPISVFREAEEDESGFMCCAFSARERFLMLGTCTGQLKLYNVFSGQEEASYSCHSSAITHLEPSRDGSLLLTSASWSYPLSALWGMKSVFIMKHSFLDDHYVEFSKLSQDRVIGTKEHIAHIYDIQSGQKLLTLNNPDLANNYKRNCATFNPTDDLVLNDGVMWDVRTSQAIHKFDKFNMNISGVFHPNGLEVIINTEIWDLRTFHLLHTVPALDQCRIVFNNNGTVIYGAMLQADDEDDMMEQQMKSPFGSSFRTFDATDYKPIATIDVKRNIFDLCTDTKDCYLAVIENQDSINMDTVCRLYEVGRQRLAEEEEDEEDQEEDDQDDEDDDDSDDDMDDIDTDPLLAELENENNGEEEEDGEQDFSPSDDEEVARLLDEEADDDDDDDDDDDDDDDDDDDDDDEDSDDNERDVELVLDNTDSSDNSDLEDDIILSLNE from the exons ATGGCGTCTGCCGGTGAGGGTGGTGTGGACTCTAAAGCGGAGCTGACTTCTCTGCTGGAGCAGTGGGAGAGAGAACAGCAGGGAGGCACTAATGACCTGCTCAACCTACTGACCAA GATTTCGGATCTTGTTGAGCGGGAGACGGAGGAGTATCACAAGGCTGATCCGGACCCGTTTGATGACCGTCATCCAG GGCGGGCCGACCCAGAGTGCATGCTGGGACACCTGCTGAAAATCCTGTTCAAGAATGATGATTTCATGAATGCG CTGGTGAACTCGTATGTGATGAGCAGTCGTGAGGTGTCTCTGAACACGGCTGCGTGCAGACTGCTGCTGAACATCATGCCTGGTCTGGAGACGGCCGTGGTCTTTCAGGAGAAG gaggGCATCGTGGAGCGCTTGTTTAAATGGGCGCAGGAGGCCGAGCAGCCCCTCCGAATCTACGCCACAGGTCTGCTGGCCGGAGCCATGGAGAACCAGGACATCGCCGCTAACTACCGCGAGGAAAACTCTGTCCTG GTTCCTCTAATGCTGCAGAGACTGAGGGAGCTTCAGGACAAGGATGCGGAGAGCAGGAAGGACAGTAAGCGTCCGAGCGTCCGTCTGGCTCCTCTGCTGCCGCTGGACGAGGAGGCGGTGGACGGAGACTTCACTCTCACAGAGAAACAGGAGTCTGACGCTGAGCTGCAGCCCGTGTCTGCTGCCAGGAGCGTGGGGAGGTATAACACGGGCATGAAGGGGCTGATGAAGCCCGCCGCAGCCGTCCCGTTAGAGCTGGACGAGACCGACGGCCCCGTGGAGGGCTTGAGGGACTGGAGGAAGAAGGAGAACGGTGGTAAAGTGAAGCAGAAGCTGAACTTCTCTGTGCCAGAGCCGGAGCGCAGCTTCAGTGAGCTGTCCAACAGCAGCTGGACCGAGATGAGCCCCTGGGTGATCGGAAACAACTACCACCTGTACCCGCTCACAGCTGGCATAGAGCAGCGCCTCATCCTGCAGTACCTGACCCCGCTGGGAGAGTACCAGGAG ttgttGGCTGTCTTCATGCAGCTTGGTGCTCGTGAGCTGCTGATGCACTACATGGACCTGAAACAGACGAATGACGTTCAGCTCACGTTTGAAGCCCTGAag TATCTTGCGTCTCTCCTCCTTCATAAGAAGTTTGCGGCTGAGTTTGTTGCTCACGGTGGAGTGCCGAAGCTGCTGGAGATCCCGCGCCCCTCCATGGCTGCCACCGGGGTCTCGCTGTGCCTCTATTATCTGGCCTACAACCAGGACGCCATGGAGCGG gtgtgcATGCTGCCTCACTCGCTGCTGGCCGAGGTGGTGAGCTACACGCTGTGGCTCCTGGAGTGCTCTCACGCCTCCGGCTGCTGTCACGCCACCATGTTCTTCTCCATCTGTTTCTCCTTCAGAGCCGTGCTCGATCTCTTCGACAAGCAGGACGGCCTGCGCCGCCTCGTCAACCTG attaGCACTCTGGAGATCTTGAACCCGGAGGACCAGGGGGCGCTGTTGAGCGATGATGAGATCTTCTCTAGCAGACAGACTGCCAAACACACCTGCATGGCGCTGCGCAGGTATTTTGAGGCTCACCTGGGCATTAAAGTGGAGCAGGTCAAACAATCACTGCAGCGCACAGAGGGAGGAGCGCTGATTCACCCGCAGCCATATTACAAG GCTTGCTCCTACACCCATGAGCAGGTGGTGGAGATGGTGGAGTTCCTGATTGAGTTTGGACCAGCACGTCTGTACTGGGAGCCAGCCGAGGTCTTCCACAAACTGTCCTGTGTGCAGCTGCTTCTGCAGCTCATTTCTATCGCCTGCGACTGGAGAACATACTACGGCAG GGCTGACACGGTGAGGTACGCTTTGGATATCTTGAGCATTTTGACAGTCATTCCTAAAACGCAGCTGCTGTTGTCGGAGAACGTTGCTGTGCTGGATGAGAATGGCTCAACCATCTCCACTGTTG GTATGAGCATCGTGCTGGTCGTCGCAGAGGGTGAAGTATTTGTAAGTGATGCAGAAATCCAGAAGTCAGCCCTGCAGGTGATCATAAACTGCGTCTGCGCTCCAGACAAACGCGTCTCTAGCATCGGCAAGTTCATCTCGGGCACTCCGCGCCGCCGTCTGCCGCAGACCCATCGCGCCAGCGAGAGCGTCCTGGCCAAGATGTGGAACGTGGTTCAGTCCAACAATGGCATTAAAGTCCTGCTGTCCCTGCTCACCATCAAGATGCCCATCACCGATGCCGATCAGATCCGTGCTCTGGCGTGCAAAGCTTTAGTTGGGTTAGCACGTAGCGCCGCGGTACGACAGATCATCAGCAAGCTTCCCCTGTTCAGCAGCGGACAGATCCAGCAGCTGATGAAAGAGCCTGTGCTTCAGGACAAGCGCAGCGAGCATGTGCGCTTCTGCAAATATGCAGCAGAACTCATAGAGCGAGTGTCAGGAAAGCCCTTGTTGATCGGCACAGATGTGTCCCTGGCGCGGCTGCAGCGGGCTAGCGTTGTGGCACAGTCGCGCATTTCGTTTCCAGAGAAGGAGCTTCTGTTGCTTATTCGGAATCATCTGTTATCTAAAGGACTCACGGACACAGCGACAGCACTGACGAAAGAAGCCGAGCTGCCCATGGGGCTGCATGCTCTGGCTCACGCTAGCGTGCCACCGTTCACTCCCGTTACTGTCGCGACATCTCCTTCTCCTGCCGCTGGCATCCCACGGACTCCCCGGCTCACTAACGGAGTCACGGCCCGTCTGGGAGGCCACACCCCCCATGCGCTTCCTCATCACCAGCCCCGCCCCTCCACCTCACAGGCTCCGCCCCCTGCACCTCCGGCAGTGTCTCACCACAGTAATGGCTCTCCGCTCATAGGACGCATCTTGTTCTCGCGGGAGCGGCCGTCGCCCTGTGCAGCTGCGGGAGGGAAGAAGCCAAAAGTACTGAGGCAGAAATCAGATCATGGTGCGTTCAGCCAGAGTCCGGCCATGAAAAAGCAGCTGGACAGACACCTGCCTTCTCCACCTTCTCTAGACAG TATCATAACAGAGTATTTGCGAGAGCAGCACGCCCGCTGCAAGAACCCGGTGACCACCTGTCCTCCCTTCAGCCTCTTCACACCGCACCAGTGCCCAGAGTCCAAGCAGAGACGCCAGGCTCCCACCAACTTCACTCCTCGCCACACACGCAGGGTCGTCTACCCCAAATACGGCGGGGTCGATGGAGGCTGTTTTGACCGGCATCTCATCTTCAGCAG GTTCCGGCCGATCTCGGTGTTCAGGGAGGCTGAGGAGGATGAGAGCGGCTTCATGTGTTGTGCGTTCTCAGCGCGAGAGCGTTTCCTGATGCTGGGCACGTGTACCGGGCAGCTCAAGCTCTACAATGTGTTCAGTGGACAGGAGGAAGCCAGCTACAGCTGCCACAGCTCCGCCATCACACACCTGGAGCCCTCCAGA GACGGCTCCCTGTTGTTGACCTCCGCTTCCTGGAGTTATCCCTTATCAGCGCTGTGGGGAATGAAGTCTGTATTCATCATGAA GCATTCATTCCTGGATGATCATTATGTGGAGTTCAGCAAACTCTCTCAGGACAGAGTCATCGGGACAAAAGAACACATCGCACAT ATATATGACATCCAGTCTGGACAGAAGCTCCTGACTCTCAATAACCCTGACCTAGCCAACAACTACAAGCGTAACTGTGCCACGTTCAACCCCACGGATGACCTGGTCCTGAACGACGGGGTCATGTGGGACGTCCGCACCTCTCAGGCCATCCATAAGTTTGACAAGTTCAACATGAACATCAGCGGTGTCTTCCATCCCAATGGATTAGAGGTCATCATCAACACAGAGATC TGGGATTTGAGGACGTTTCATCTTCTTCACACAGTACCAGCGCTCGATCAGTGTAGGATTGTCTTCAACAACAATGGAACGGTCATTTATGGAG CCATGTTGCAggctgatgatgaggatgatatGATGGAGCAGCAGATGAAGAGTCCATTCGGCTCGTCCTTCAGGACCTTCGATGCCACCGATTATAAACCCATCG CCACCATCGATGTGAAGAGGAACATTTTTGACCTGTGCACAGACACTAAAGACTGCTATCTGGCTGTCATTGAG AATCAGGACTCAATAAATATGGACACTGTGTGTCGGCTGTATGAGGTCGGGCGCCAGAGACTCgcggaggaggaagaggatgaggaggatcaG GAGGAGGACGATCAGGACGATGAAGATGACGATGACTCTGATGATGACATGGATGACATCGATACAGACCCGCTGCTGGCAGAGCTGGAGAACGAGAACAacggagaggaagaggaggatggagAGCAGGACTTCTCTCCGTCTGATGATGAGGAGGTGGCTCGCCTGCTGGATGAAGAGGcagatgatgacgatgatgatgatgacgacgatgatgatgatgacgacgacgacgatgatgatgatgatgaggattcTGATGACAATGAGCGAGATGTGGAGCTTGTTCTAGACAACA CAGACAGCTCTGATAACTCTGACCTGGAAGATGACATCATCCTTTCCCTGAACGAGTGA